In Salana multivorans, a single genomic region encodes these proteins:
- a CDS encoding peptidoglycan recognition protein family protein → MLIRKQLVPAAHRKVNRGVNPRTYITIHETGNTNKGADATAHGNLQANGNSRQASWHWTVDSDEAVQSYLHTDRCQHAGDGVGHGNQSSIAVEICINADGDLRLAQRNAAELVRKIMAEEGVPLSSVVQHNRWSGKDCPDLMRDGRAPYSWAQFLDLCRTGTTEPITKPLPTPPPTVTVEEKVSAGEVAKKTYAVLRVDGNWGALTTEAFQILMASIDRYSGWIDGDNGVLTRKALQSWLTNLGYYTGLIDGVVGSMTVKALQRFLARKGLYAGRIDGRLGPLTVKAFQTYLNQQRTYL, encoded by the coding sequence ATGCTGATCCGCAAGCAGCTCGTTCCCGCCGCGCACCGCAAGGTGAACCGCGGCGTCAACCCTCGCACCTACATCACCATCCACGAGACCGGCAACACCAACAAGGGCGCCGACGCCACCGCTCATGGCAACCTCCAGGCCAACGGCAACAGCCGTCAGGCGTCCTGGCACTGGACCGTCGACTCCGACGAGGCGGTGCAGTCCTACCTCCACACCGATCGCTGCCAGCACGCGGGTGACGGCGTCGGCCACGGCAACCAGAGCTCGATCGCGGTGGAGATCTGCATCAACGCCGACGGCGACCTGCGCCTGGCGCAGCGGAACGCCGCCGAGCTGGTGCGGAAGATCATGGCCGAGGAGGGCGTCCCGCTCTCGTCCGTCGTGCAGCACAACCGCTGGTCCGGGAAGGACTGCCCCGACCTGATGCGCGACGGCCGTGCGCCGTACTCCTGGGCCCAGTTCCTCGACCTGTGCCGCACGGGAACCACCGAGCCCATCACCAAGCCCCTTCCCACGCCGCCTCCGACGGTCACCGTCGAGGAGAAGGTGAGCGCGGGTGAGGTCGCGAAGAAGACCTACGCGGTCCTCCGTGTCGACGGCAACTGGGGTGCCCTCACAACCGAGGCGTTCCAGATCCTCATGGCTTCGATCGACCGCTACTCGGGCTGGATCGACGGCGACAACGGGGTACTCACCCGCAAGGCCCTCCAGTCGTGGCTCACGAACCTCGGCTACTACACCGGCCTCATCGATGGCGTCGTCGGCTCCATGACCGTGAAGGCGCTCCAGCGCTTCCTCGCCAGGAAGGGTCTCTACGCCGGCCGTATCGACGGCCGGCTCGGGCCCCTGACGGTGAAGGCCTTCCAGACCTACCTCAACCAGCAGAGGACGTACCTGTGA
- a CDS encoding PD-(D/E)XK nuclease family protein — MPSLLEARHPTRLSYSALSTYANCGEQFRLERLYGVRGGTYWSTIGGSAFHVIGEAMALRSLGIDVEQPSFEDAFGAELEKVLQRNGITEDQIIASGRVVKGGLTPGGGPNKKNRDWWLHYGPQMVSGLARWLDEDPGKVWIAPTGEPAIELLFDIEIAGVPVRGYIDMVREYAGGFLRIVDLKGGNRPMTTEQLGVYSEAIRQMFDAKATQGAYWMAQEFLPDPRDPEAPAPKIQWESLVRYTPDYFDARFGMARDGIDAGVYLANPSNLCGGCSVRDFCRLQGGARAEEVPYREPKREMVLACA, encoded by the coding sequence TTGCCATCATTGCTTGAGGCCCGACACCCGACAAGGCTGTCCTACAGCGCGCTGAGCACCTACGCGAACTGCGGGGAGCAGTTCCGCCTAGAGCGCCTCTACGGCGTCCGCGGCGGAACCTACTGGTCCACGATCGGAGGGTCTGCCTTCCACGTGATCGGCGAGGCGATGGCGCTTCGCAGTCTGGGGATCGACGTGGAGCAGCCGTCGTTCGAGGACGCCTTCGGCGCCGAGCTGGAGAAGGTTCTCCAGCGCAATGGCATCACGGAGGACCAGATCATCGCGTCGGGTCGAGTCGTGAAGGGCGGGCTCACGCCCGGCGGCGGACCCAACAAGAAGAACCGCGACTGGTGGCTGCACTACGGCCCGCAGATGGTCAGCGGGCTTGCCCGCTGGCTCGACGAGGACCCGGGCAAGGTGTGGATCGCCCCGACGGGCGAGCCCGCCATCGAGCTCCTGTTCGACATCGAGATCGCGGGTGTCCCCGTCCGCGGCTACATCGACATGGTGCGCGAGTATGCGGGGGGCTTCCTCCGGATCGTGGACCTCAAGGGCGGCAACCGGCCGATGACGACCGAGCAGCTCGGCGTCTACAGCGAGGCTATCCGTCAGATGTTCGACGCCAAGGCGACCCAGGGCGCCTACTGGATGGCCCAGGAGTTCCTTCCTGACCCTCGTGACCCGGAGGCTCCCGCCCCGAAGATCCAGTGGGAGTCGCTGGTCCGGTACACGCCGGACTACTTCGACGCCCGCTTCGGCATGGCGCGCGACGGTATCGACGCCGGCGTCTACCTCGCCAACCCGAGCAACCTCTGCGGCGGGTGCTCGGTTCGCGACTTCTGCCGCCTCCAGGGCGGCGCCCGCGCGGAGGAGGTCCCCTACCGGGAGCCCAAGCGCGAGATGGTGCTCGCTTGCGCTTGA
- a CDS encoding AAA family ATPase: MFTASRALSRNISDGKELPRVPWLRDLYRYGCTPRHGQVVMVVGRSGSGKSALTMAWVQDMGLPTLYFSGDMSAFDASTRLASMVSGETVPMIEAAFDAGTQTEYVDALAESKVTFVFGAPITWQRVTDALEAYVELWDAYPEVLVIDNLMDLDGAESDYSVQMEAMSIVTELARETGATVFILHHASDKTMDAKNAPYDPPNRADVKGGLSEKPEISLSIALDPRRGTANVAVIKNRNGRSDPTARHFIEIGTEPELSRFHAL, translated from the coding sequence GTGTTCACCGCATCGAGGGCGCTCAGTCGCAACATCAGCGACGGCAAGGAGCTTCCTCGCGTCCCCTGGCTTCGGGACCTGTACCGCTACGGCTGTACGCCACGACACGGCCAGGTAGTGATGGTGGTGGGGAGGTCCGGCTCTGGCAAGTCGGCCCTCACGATGGCCTGGGTCCAGGACATGGGCCTCCCCACCCTGTACTTCTCGGGCGACATGTCGGCGTTCGACGCATCGACGCGACTCGCGTCGATGGTGTCCGGCGAGACGGTACCGATGATCGAGGCCGCTTTCGACGCCGGGACCCAGACCGAGTACGTCGACGCGCTCGCCGAGTCGAAGGTGACGTTCGTCTTTGGGGCACCGATCACCTGGCAGCGCGTCACGGATGCCCTTGAGGCGTACGTAGAGCTCTGGGACGCCTACCCCGAGGTGCTCGTGATCGACAACCTCATGGACCTCGACGGCGCCGAGTCGGACTACTCGGTGCAGATGGAGGCCATGTCGATCGTGACCGAGCTCGCACGGGAGACGGGGGCGACGGTGTTCATCCTGCACCACGCGAGCGACAAGACGATGGACGCGAAGAACGCTCCGTACGACCCGCCGAACCGGGCAGACGTGAAGGGGGGCCTCTCCGAGAAGCCGGAGATCTCCCTCAGCATCGCCCTGGACCCGCGGCGGGGTACGGCCAACGTGGCGGTCATCAAGAACCGCAACGGACGCTCGGACCCGACCGCTCGACACTTCATCGAGATCGGCACGGAGCCGGAGCTGTCCCGCTTTCACGCGCTGTAG